In a genomic window of Corynebacterium coyleae:
- a CDS encoding TetR/AcrR family transcriptional regulator has translation MATSSRSEQARAIEKRAAILHAATELLLNEGLRGVTHRQVAAEAKVPVGSIGYYYSTREKLVVTCLDQLFESRRKVFHEIMGGSVDLKDPVQFAEAVVNVISCAQAERVRQTVYAFVDSEREPGEVQAFSSAGLEELKGMVTKMMEQHGVEQLSSARIVQVAVGAAVTENHRDAPVSAVIDLLRVAEQ, from the coding sequence ATGGCAACGTCATCACGGTCCGAGCAGGCGCGCGCGATTGAAAAGCGCGCAGCAATTCTTCACGCAGCAACTGAATTGCTGCTCAACGAGGGGCTCCGCGGCGTGACCCACCGGCAGGTGGCCGCCGAAGCAAAAGTGCCGGTCGGGTCGATCGGTTACTACTATTCCACGCGCGAAAAGCTCGTGGTCACATGCCTGGATCAGCTTTTTGAGTCCCGCCGTAAGGTGTTCCACGAGATCATGGGTGGCAGCGTCGACCTGAAGGACCCTGTGCAGTTCGCTGAAGCGGTTGTCAATGTCATCTCGTGCGCACAAGCAGAGCGCGTACGCCAGACGGTCTACGCTTTCGTCGATTCCGAACGCGAGCCGGGCGAAGTGCAGGCGTTTTCCTCCGCTGGTCTTGAGGAGCTCAAGGGCATGGTCACCAAAATGATGGAACAGCATGGTGTAGAACAGCTGAGCTCCGCTCGCATTGTCCAAGTTGCGGTCGGTGCCGCGGTGACCGAAAACCACCGCGACGCCCCGGTTTCTGCGGTAATTGATCTCCTGCGCGTCGCCGAGCAGTAG
- the ndk gene encoding nucleoside-diphosphate kinase: protein MTERTLILIKPDGVANGHVGEIISRIERKGLKLVELDLRTADRETAEKHYAEHKDKPFFGDLVDFITSAPLVAGIVEGERAIEAWRQLAGGTDPVSKATPGTIRGDFALTVGENVVHGSDSPESAEREIAIWFPNL, encoded by the coding sequence ATGACTGAACGTACTCTGATCCTGATCAAGCCGGACGGCGTGGCAAACGGCCACGTCGGCGAAATCATTTCCCGCATCGAGCGCAAGGGCCTGAAGCTGGTCGAGCTCGACCTGCGCACCGCTGACCGCGAGACCGCTGAGAAGCACTACGCAGAGCACAAGGACAAGCCGTTCTTCGGCGATCTGGTCGACTTCATCACCTCCGCTCCGCTGGTGGCTGGCATCGTCGAGGGCGAGCGCGCCATCGAGGCGTGGCGTCAGCTCGCTGGCGGCACTGACCCGGTGTCCAAGGCAACCCCTGGCACCATTCGCGGTGACTTCGCCCTGACCGTTGGTGAGAACGTCGTGCACGGCTCTGACTCTCCGGAGTCCGCTGAGCGCGAGATCGCTATCTGGTTCCCGAACCTCTAA
- a CDS encoding AMP-binding protein, with translation MCHRSPLPDIDLPGTTLFASVFAADEEALPDTPAITEIDTGRTVTYPQLRALALGTASSLAARGVGPGSVVELRMPNSINFAAGLLGVSATGARVCVIGHSLIDDEANHLATLAHTTDRVTAEDIRPGEFEPVGSADDVAVIPFSSGTTGLPKGVELTHVAITANAAQFNAALAASGIGRGGGVIAPLPFSHIYGLNTLLLSSLTARRHVTTAARFNLAEFTAAHRGRAIDVSYIAPPLALALSNHPTPEDFATTRFLVCGAASLDTNLARKVERHIGVEILQGYGTTESAPVTHVGISGKSDPGTIGFAIPNTEFRLSEDNELLVRGPQLMRGYLDNPAATANAIQDGWLHTGDIARLNEDETVTIIDRAKDVFKYHGFQIAPAELEALLLTHPDIDDVAVTGHRRTVDGVVEEVPRAFVVTQQALSDNAIMAWVAERVTPYKKVRMVTFVDAIPRSAAGKILRRELTSPGAE, from the coding sequence ATGTGTCACCGCAGCCCACTTCCGGATATTGATCTACCGGGGACAACCCTGTTCGCGTCTGTCTTTGCGGCGGATGAAGAGGCGCTGCCGGATACCCCCGCAATTACGGAGATCGACACCGGCCGCACAGTCACGTACCCGCAGTTGCGTGCGTTGGCGCTCGGCACTGCGTCCTCGCTCGCCGCGCGCGGCGTGGGCCCGGGCAGCGTCGTCGAGCTGCGCATGCCGAACTCCATCAACTTCGCCGCGGGCCTCCTCGGCGTATCCGCGACTGGCGCACGTGTGTGCGTCATTGGGCATTCGCTTATCGACGACGAAGCGAACCACCTCGCAACCCTCGCCCACACCACCGACCGCGTCACCGCCGAGGACATCCGCCCCGGCGAGTTCGAACCCGTCGGAAGCGCTGACGACGTTGCGGTGATTCCGTTTTCCTCCGGCACCACAGGCCTGCCGAAAGGCGTGGAGTTAACCCACGTCGCGATCACCGCCAACGCCGCCCAGTTCAACGCAGCACTGGCTGCAAGCGGCATCGGCCGGGGCGGTGGTGTGATCGCCCCTCTGCCGTTTTCACACATCTATGGGCTCAACACACTGCTGTTGTCGTCGCTGACCGCACGCCGACACGTCACCACCGCGGCCCGCTTCAACCTTGCAGAGTTCACCGCTGCCCACCGCGGCCGCGCAATCGATGTGTCCTACATCGCTCCCCCGCTTGCACTCGCGTTGTCCAATCACCCCACCCCTGAAGATTTCGCCACCACCCGTTTTTTGGTGTGCGGCGCGGCATCGCTGGATACGAACCTGGCGCGCAAAGTCGAGCGCCACATCGGTGTGGAAATCCTGCAGGGCTACGGCACCACAGAATCCGCACCCGTGACCCACGTCGGCATCTCCGGCAAGTCAGACCCAGGCACGATCGGGTTCGCCATCCCCAACACCGAGTTCCGCCTCAGCGAGGACAACGAACTCCTAGTGCGCGGGCCCCAACTCATGCGTGGCTACTTGGACAACCCGGCTGCCACCGCAAACGCCATCCAGGACGGTTGGCTGCACACCGGCGACATCGCCCGGCTCAACGAGGATGAAACGGTCACTATCATCGACCGCGCCAAGGACGTGTTCAAGTACCACGGGTTCCAAATCGCCCCCGCAGAACTCGAAGCGCTCTTGCTCACCCACCCCGATATCGACGATGTCGCCGTGACAGGTCACCGCCGAACGGTGGACGGGGTGGTTGAGGAGGTGCCACGTGCGTTCGTCGTCACGCAACAAGCGCTGAGCGACAACGCCATCATGGCTTGGGTCGCCGAGCGCGTCACCCCCTACAAAAAGGTGCGAATGGTCACCTTCGTCGATGCGATCCCCCGAAGCGCAGCAGGCAAAATCCTGCGGCGCGAACTTACGTCCCCAGGTGCTGAGTAA
- a CDS encoding DUF4233 domain-containing protein codes for MARKQTQQEMGPLGPGHAPVKDPMAGLTGVLSGTLIMEAITVLLILTVILKVDEGEHWTTFNWVYITVVGLAHVVMAAFQRKPGALWIDLALQVPLIFGFFIHWSVTAVGVIFGIVWYFIIQMRSEMIQRMRHGYLVTQHLGT; via the coding sequence ATGGCGAGAAAGCAGACGCAGCAGGAAATGGGCCCACTTGGGCCCGGTCACGCTCCGGTGAAGGATCCGATGGCTGGGCTTACCGGTGTTCTTTCCGGCACGTTGATCATGGAAGCGATCACGGTGCTGCTCATTCTCACGGTGATCCTCAAGGTGGATGAGGGCGAGCACTGGACCACATTTAACTGGGTCTACATCACCGTTGTTGGTCTGGCCCATGTGGTGATGGCTGCGTTTCAGCGCAAGCCCGGCGCCCTGTGGATTGACCTGGCGTTGCAGGTTCCACTAATTTTTGGCTTTTTCATCCACTGGTCGGTGACCGCTGTGGGCGTGATCTTCGGCATCGTGTGGTACTTCATCATCCAAATGCGCTCGGAGATGATTCAGCGCATGCGTCACGGTTACCTGGTTACTCAGCACCTGGGGACGTAA
- a CDS encoding ATP-grasp domain-containing protein: MKPTWLVTNRWLHWDKFEWQFDQIIGASHGQIERVTTDYAVTHLDNLPEVAFIMDKDVAAVAQLEAFGVRCVNSSQSIALCDNKAYTHAALTRAGIAHPKTITAPLVYRNLEAEEWANSEFVAAVEHSLGFPAVAKHAVGSWGSGVFLVENRDELIDVLREAYPSPVIVEEYVAGSHGRDARIYMVGDTPVAAMRRFGQGGDFRANITGGGRAQTWDPPAEYVDVARAAMTALGLDVGSVDFLDAQEPLVGEVNSNAQFASLTQTTGIDVAAAVVEYLEQL, translated from the coding sequence GTGAAACCGACCTGGCTGGTGACTAACCGATGGCTGCACTGGGACAAGTTTGAGTGGCAGTTCGACCAGATCATCGGGGCATCACACGGCCAGATTGAGCGTGTGACCACCGACTACGCGGTTACTCATTTGGACAACCTTCCCGAGGTGGCCTTCATCATGGATAAGGATGTCGCCGCGGTTGCGCAGTTGGAGGCGTTCGGGGTCAGGTGCGTGAATTCGTCGCAAAGCATTGCGCTGTGCGACAACAAGGCGTACACGCATGCGGCGCTGACTCGGGCGGGGATCGCGCACCCGAAAACGATCACCGCGCCGCTGGTGTATCGCAACCTCGAGGCGGAGGAATGGGCCAACAGCGAGTTTGTTGCCGCGGTCGAACACTCCCTGGGGTTTCCGGCGGTGGCGAAACATGCCGTCGGGTCGTGGGGCAGCGGGGTGTTTCTTGTGGAAAACCGCGACGAGCTCATCGACGTGCTGCGTGAGGCGTACCCCTCACCGGTGATTGTGGAGGAGTACGTCGCTGGCTCGCACGGCCGCGACGCGCGGATCTACATGGTGGGCGACACACCCGTCGCAGCGATGCGGCGCTTTGGCCAAGGTGGAGATTTCCGCGCCAACATCACCGGTGGCGGGCGTGCGCAAACCTGGGATCCCCCGGCCGAATACGTCGACGTTGCGCGTGCCGCGATGACAGCGCTTGGGCTGGATGTCGGCTCGGTGGACTTCCTCGACGCGCAAGAACCCCTGGTCGGCGAGGTGAACTCGAACGCACAGTTCGCGTCGCTGACGCAGACCACCGGAATCGACGTCGCAGCAGCAGTCGTTGAATATCTGGAGCAGCTTTGA
- a CDS encoding bifunctional folylpolyglutamate synthase/dihydrofolate synthase: MADKSFDPEARAAYEALRAQLGDDALEGIDIADLESGRDTDFGHLEMTDHGITLNLADMSAESGADGSDAEADIDEPAPTLAPEGDHPDFDTVVAKLDARAAANDPNPSLDRIAMLMDLLGTPQQSFNVIHVAGTNGKTSTARMSESILRALNRRTGLFTSPELERVTECILIDGEEISQTRFVDVWRDIEPYVDMVDAHFRERGEAEMSRFELLVGIAYAAFADAPVDVAVIEIGMGGTWDATNVVEADVSVITPIGIDHQRFLGETIEEIAAHKAGIIKARERDGYGPAENIAIVAEQEPEAMQVILERAVETGAAVARQGRDFTIDDSSVAVGGQQLSLQGLGGVYDDIFLPLSGAHQAENASVALAAVESFFGVSREHPLDMDSVRQGFAEVKVPARVERVLGDPVVLIDAAHNPHGAATLAEAMQRDFNYRSVIGVVSIFADKDARAMLAALEPVLADVVVTQNTDPRAMDAYELAEIAYEIFGDERVRVDDNLPSAIELAIELAEEEGPEGVGVLIAGSVATAGQARTYLRSSRGVQ; the protein is encoded by the coding sequence ATGGCGGATAAGTCGTTCGACCCGGAAGCGCGGGCAGCGTACGAGGCACTTCGAGCACAGCTTGGCGACGACGCCCTCGAGGGCATCGACATCGCCGACCTCGAATCCGGCCGTGACACCGACTTCGGCCACCTGGAGATGACCGATCACGGCATCACGCTCAACCTGGCCGACATGTCGGCCGAAAGTGGCGCGGACGGCTCCGACGCCGAAGCCGACATTGACGAGCCCGCACCGACCCTGGCGCCGGAGGGTGACCACCCGGACTTTGACACGGTGGTTGCCAAGTTGGATGCGCGTGCGGCGGCGAATGACCCGAACCCGTCGCTGGATCGCATTGCGATGCTGATGGATCTGCTGGGCACGCCTCAGCAGTCCTTCAACGTTATTCACGTGGCGGGCACGAACGGCAAGACGTCGACGGCGCGCATGTCGGAGTCGATTCTGCGTGCGCTGAACCGTCGCACGGGGTTGTTCACTTCCCCGGAGTTGGAGCGTGTCACCGAGTGCATCCTCATCGATGGTGAGGAGATCTCCCAGACCCGTTTCGTGGATGTGTGGCGCGATATTGAGCCGTACGTGGACATGGTGGACGCGCACTTCCGTGAGCGCGGCGAGGCTGAGATGAGCCGCTTCGAGCTGCTTGTCGGTATCGCGTACGCGGCGTTCGCGGACGCACCGGTGGACGTTGCGGTCATCGAGATTGGCATGGGGGGCACCTGGGATGCGACGAACGTGGTGGAGGCGGACGTCTCTGTCATCACCCCGATCGGTATCGACCACCAGCGTTTCCTCGGTGAGACGATCGAGGAGATCGCTGCGCACAAGGCCGGCATCATCAAGGCGCGTGAGCGCGACGGCTACGGACCGGCGGAAAACATCGCCATCGTTGCTGAGCAGGAGCCGGAGGCGATGCAGGTCATCCTGGAGCGCGCGGTGGAAACCGGCGCTGCGGTGGCGCGACAGGGGCGCGACTTTACTATCGACGACTCCTCCGTCGCCGTCGGCGGCCAGCAACTGTCGCTGCAGGGGCTTGGCGGAGTCTACGACGACATTTTCTTGCCGCTTTCCGGCGCACACCAGGCAGAGAACGCTTCGGTGGCGCTGGCTGCGGTGGAGAGTTTCTTCGGCGTGTCCCGCGAGCACCCGTTGGATATGGATTCGGTGCGCCAGGGCTTCGCGGAGGTGAAGGTGCCTGCGCGCGTGGAGCGTGTGCTGGGTGATCCGGTGGTGCTCATCGACGCCGCCCACAACCCCCACGGTGCGGCCACGCTTGCCGAGGCGATGCAGCGCGACTTCAACTACCGGTCCGTCATCGGCGTGGTGTCCATCTTCGCGGACAAGGATGCTCGCGCGATGCTGGCAGCGCTCGAGCCGGTGCTCGCGGATGTGGTGGTCACCCAGAACACCGACCCGCGCGCGATGGATGCCTACGAGTTGGCGGAGATCGCCTACGAGATCTTCGGCGATGAGCGTGTGCGTGTCGACGACAACCTGCCCTCGGCGATCGAACTCGCCATCGAGTTGGCCGAGGAGGAAGGCCCCGAAGGCGTCGGTGTGCTCATCGCCGGCTCCGTTGCCACCGCAGGTCAGGCGCGCACCTACCTGCGTTCGTCGCGGGGTGTGCAGTGA
- a CDS encoding valine--tRNA ligase — MTDKNLNRTDALPKSWEPSDHERDLYEGWVKAGYFTADAHSDKPAYSIVLPPPNVTGQLHMGHALDHTLMDSLVRRKRMQGYEVLWLPGMDHAGIATQTKVEAKLKAEEGKDRYDYGREEFIDRVWEWKEQYGGTITTQMRAIGDSVDWSRERFTLDEGLSRAVQTIFKQLYDRDLVYRDYRLVNWSPVLETAVSDIEVVYKDVEGEFVSIRYGSLDDDEPHLIVATTRVETMLGDVAIAVHPDDERYSHLIGEVFEHPLREGMQVKVIADDYVDMELGTGAVKITPAHDPNDYEMGLRHDLEMPIVMDEKGRIADTGTKFDGMSREEARVAVREALAEQGRIVKEVRPYVHSVGHSERSGEPIEPRLSLQWFVKVDELAKMSGDAVREGDTKIHPKSMEKRYFDWVDNMHDWTISRQLWWGHRIPIWYGPEDENGERDVVCVGPDEEPPAGYEQDPDVLDTWFSSALWPFSTMGWPDKTPDLEKFFPTTVLVTAYDILFFWVARMMMFGTFAGSTTPEILGEGKDGRPQIPFEHLYLHGLVRDEKGRKMSKSLGNGIDPMDWVEQYGADALRFALARGANPGVDLPIGDDHATAARNFATKLFNATKFALMNGARVDALPAREVLTDADRWILDRAEEVRAKVDAYLDDYQFAKANEALYHFAWDELCDWYLEIAKTQIPRDEADASSEEKDRGENTKVVLGRVIDVVLRLLHPTMPFITEVLWKALTGGETVTLAPWPTAEDTNGGAATDEDARRRIEDSIKLITELRRFRSDQGVKPSQKVPARLDFASADLVGQEAMVRQIAKVTAPEDDFEASASIEMRLSKVNLDVALDTSDTVDVAAERKRLEKELAAAQKELDTTGGQLANEQFLANAPAQVVEKIKARQKVAQEEFERVTARLEALK; from the coding sequence GTGACTGACAAAAATCTGAACCGCACTGACGCGCTGCCGAAGTCGTGGGAGCCCAGCGACCACGAACGCGACCTTTACGAAGGCTGGGTCAAGGCAGGCTATTTCACTGCCGACGCCCACTCTGACAAGCCTGCGTACTCCATCGTGCTGCCGCCGCCGAACGTGACGGGTCAGCTGCACATGGGCCATGCTCTTGACCACACGCTGATGGATTCCCTGGTGCGCCGCAAGCGCATGCAAGGCTACGAGGTGCTGTGGCTGCCGGGCATGGACCACGCAGGCATTGCTACCCAGACCAAGGTTGAGGCGAAGCTCAAGGCCGAAGAAGGCAAGGACCGCTACGACTACGGCCGTGAAGAGTTCATTGACCGGGTGTGGGAGTGGAAGGAGCAGTACGGCGGCACGATCACTACGCAGATGCGTGCGATCGGCGATTCCGTCGACTGGTCTCGCGAGCGCTTCACGCTGGACGAGGGCCTGTCGCGCGCCGTCCAGACCATTTTCAAGCAGCTCTACGACCGTGACCTGGTGTACCGCGATTACCGCCTGGTCAACTGGTCGCCGGTGCTGGAGACCGCCGTGTCCGACATTGAGGTGGTGTACAAGGACGTCGAGGGCGAGTTCGTCTCTATCCGCTACGGCTCGCTTGACGACGACGAGCCGCACCTGATCGTCGCCACCACCCGTGTGGAGACGATGCTGGGCGACGTCGCCATCGCTGTGCACCCCGACGACGAGCGCTACTCACACCTCATCGGCGAGGTCTTCGAGCACCCGCTGCGCGAAGGCATGCAGGTCAAGGTCATTGCCGACGACTACGTGGACATGGAACTCGGCACCGGTGCGGTGAAAATCACCCCGGCGCACGACCCGAACGACTACGAGATGGGTCTGCGCCACGACCTTGAGATGCCGATCGTCATGGACGAGAAAGGTCGCATCGCCGATACCGGCACCAAGTTTGACGGCATGAGCCGCGAAGAAGCCCGCGTCGCCGTGCGCGAGGCGCTGGCTGAGCAGGGCCGCATTGTCAAGGAAGTGCGCCCGTACGTCCACTCCGTGGGCCACTCGGAACGCTCCGGTGAGCCGATCGAGCCGCGCCTGTCCCTGCAGTGGTTTGTCAAGGTCGACGAACTGGCCAAGATGTCCGGCGACGCCGTGCGCGAAGGCGACACGAAGATTCACCCGAAGTCGATGGAGAAGCGCTACTTCGACTGGGTGGACAACATGCACGACTGGACCATTTCGCGCCAGTTGTGGTGGGGCCACCGCATCCCGATCTGGTACGGCCCGGAGGACGAAAACGGTGAGCGCGACGTGGTCTGCGTCGGCCCGGACGAAGAGCCGCCGGCAGGCTACGAGCAGGATCCGGACGTTTTGGATACCTGGTTCTCGTCGGCACTGTGGCCGTTTTCCACGATGGGTTGGCCGGACAAGACCCCGGATTTGGAGAAGTTCTTCCCAACCACCGTGCTGGTCACCGCATACGACATCCTGTTCTTCTGGGTTGCCCGCATGATGATGTTCGGCACCTTTGCAGGCTCGACCACCCCGGAGATCCTGGGTGAGGGCAAGGATGGCCGCCCGCAGATCCCGTTCGAGCACCTGTACCTACACGGCCTGGTGCGCGACGAGAAGGGCCGCAAGATGTCGAAGTCCTTGGGCAACGGCATCGACCCGATGGATTGGGTGGAGCAGTACGGTGCGGATGCGCTGCGCTTTGCCCTGGCCCGTGGTGCGAACCCGGGTGTGGACCTGCCGATTGGCGACGACCACGCCACCGCTGCCCGCAACTTTGCCACCAAGCTGTTTAACGCCACCAAGTTCGCGCTCATGAACGGCGCGCGCGTGGACGCGTTGCCTGCACGCGAGGTGCTGACCGACGCTGACCGTTGGATCCTGGATCGAGCCGAGGAAGTCCGCGCCAAGGTGGACGCCTACCTGGACGATTACCAGTTTGCCAAGGCCAACGAGGCGCTTTACCACTTCGCGTGGGATGAGCTGTGTGACTGGTACCTGGAGATCGCCAAGACCCAGATCCCGCGGGACGAGGCTGACGCCTCGTCGGAAGAGAAGGACCGTGGCGAGAACACCAAGGTTGTGCTTGGCCGTGTGATCGATGTTGTGCTGCGCCTGCTGCACCCGACGATGCCGTTTATCACCGAGGTGCTGTGGAAGGCACTGACCGGCGGCGAAACGGTGACGCTCGCGCCGTGGCCGACCGCAGAGGACACCAACGGTGGTGCCGCGACCGATGAGGACGCTCGCCGTCGCATCGAAGATTCGATCAAGCTCATCACCGAGCTGCGTCGCTTCCGCTCTGATCAGGGTGTGAAGCCGTCGCAGAAGGTGCCGGCTCGCCTGGACTTCGCTTCGGCTGATCTGGTTGGCCAGGAGGCAATGGTGCGCCAGATTGCGAAGGTGACGGCGCCGGAGGATGACTTTGAGGCCTCGGCAAGCATTGAGATGCGCCTGAGCAAGGTCAACCTGGACGTCGCGTTGGATACTTCCGACACCGTCGATGTCGCTGCGGAGCGCAAGCGCCTGGAAAAGGAGCTTGCGGCGGCGCAGAAGGAGCTCGACACCACTGGCGGGCAGCTCGCCAATGAGCAGTTCTTGGCTAATGCGCCGGCGCAGGTCGTCGAGAAGATCAAGGCGCGTCAGAAGGTCGCACAGGAAGAGTTTGAGCGCGTCACGGCTCGTCTTGAGGCGCTGAAGTAA
- a CDS encoding malate dehydrogenase yields the protein MSQTPANVVVTGAAGNIAYSLLWRVAAGDVFGPDRPVNLTLLEIPEAVRAAEGTAMELNDSALPLLNKITVTDDANKAFDGAQAAFLVGAKPRGKGESRADMLAANGKIFIGQGQAINNGAADDVRVLVVGNPANTNAYIANKAAPDVPADRFNALMRLDHNRALSMLSQQLGVSSTAIERLTVWGNHSDTQFPDITYATVDGNPVEVDRTWYTDEFIPRVAKRGAEIIEVRGKSSAASAASASVDHMRDWVQGTAGKWTTAALPSTGQYGVDEGLVFGFPVTGENGAWEVVDKLELSDDQRARIDANITALKDEAAIADKLF from the coding sequence ATGTCCCAGACCCCCGCAAACGTCGTTGTTACCGGCGCAGCAGGCAACATTGCGTACTCGTTGCTGTGGCGCGTGGCAGCAGGCGACGTCTTCGGCCCCGATCGTCCGGTGAACCTGACGCTGCTGGAGATCCCGGAGGCAGTGCGTGCGGCTGAGGGCACGGCAATGGAGCTCAACGACTCGGCGCTGCCGCTTCTGAACAAGATCACGGTGACCGACGACGCAAACAAGGCATTCGACGGTGCGCAGGCGGCGTTCCTGGTGGGGGCGAAGCCGCGCGGCAAGGGGGAGTCGCGCGCGGACATGCTGGCTGCAAACGGCAAGATTTTCATCGGACAGGGGCAGGCGATCAACAACGGTGCTGCGGATGACGTCCGCGTGCTGGTGGTCGGCAACCCGGCGAACACGAATGCCTACATTGCGAACAAGGCGGCGCCGGATGTGCCAGCGGATCGCTTCAACGCGCTGATGCGTTTGGACCACAACCGTGCGCTGTCGATGCTCTCCCAGCAGCTCGGGGTGTCCTCGACTGCCATTGAGCGCCTGACGGTGTGGGGCAACCACTCGGATACGCAGTTCCCGGACATCACCTACGCCACGGTGGACGGCAACCCGGTTGAGGTGGATCGTACCTGGTACACCGACGAGTTCATCCCGCGCGTGGCCAAGCGTGGCGCGGAGATCATCGAGGTGCGCGGCAAGTCCTCGGCGGCGTCTGCAGCGTCCGCATCCGTGGATCACATGCGCGACTGGGTGCAGGGCACGGCTGGCAAGTGGACGACGGCTGCGTTGCCGTCGACCGGCCAGTACGGGGTAGACGAGGGCCTCGTGTTCGGGTTCCCGGTGACGGGTGAAAACGGTGCGTGGGAGGTCGTCGACAAGCTGGAGTTGAGCGACGATCAGCGTGCGCGTATCGACGCCAACATCACCGCCCTGAAGGACGAGGCGGCGATCGCCGACAAGCTGTTCTAG
- a CDS encoding TetR/AcrR family transcriptional regulator yields the protein MADTAAPETATSPSPGAVVDAAIVAFAHNGYDDVKLNALARTTGMSKRMIHYHFGNKRGLYLAALKVASARITPPQDIATRSYAAPVEGMRRYIDALYHAFLDHPDGVRLVLRENLDPVAAEEDAAALVSENEVLLHVERLLLAGQDAGAFRPGISAVDLLTLVASLCFFRVGNSLTALSVSDVDFASRRNVDGMRRMVIDTVLTFLTSNIPYSGYESYLEPTPTAEEETADVYSDDGGLV from the coding sequence ATGGCCGACACCGCCGCACCCGAGACTGCCACCTCCCCTTCCCCCGGTGCTGTCGTCGATGCCGCGATTGTCGCGTTTGCCCACAACGGTTACGACGACGTCAAACTCAACGCGCTTGCACGCACCACGGGCATGAGCAAGCGCATGATCCACTACCACTTTGGTAACAAGCGCGGCTTGTACCTCGCAGCGCTCAAGGTGGCAAGTGCTCGCATCACCCCGCCTCAGGACATCGCCACCCGCTCCTACGCCGCCCCCGTCGAGGGGATGCGCCGCTACATCGACGCCCTCTACCACGCGTTTTTGGACCACCCCGACGGTGTGCGCCTCGTCCTGCGTGAAAACCTCGACCCCGTCGCCGCCGAAGAAGACGCCGCAGCGCTTGTCAGCGAGAACGAAGTACTCCTCCACGTTGAACGTCTGTTGCTCGCAGGCCAAGACGCGGGAGCATTCCGCCCCGGTATCTCCGCTGTCGATCTGCTCACGCTGGTCGCATCGCTGTGTTTCTTCCGCGTGGGCAACAGCCTGACCGCACTGAGCGTCAGCGACGTGGACTTTGCAAGCCGCCGCAACGTCGACGGCATGCGCCGCATGGTCATCGACACCGTGCTGACGTTCCTCACGTCCAACATCCCCTACTCCGGCTACGAGTCCTACCTCGAACCCACCCCCACTGCGGAAGAAGAAACCGCCGACGTCTACAGCGACGACGGCGGCCTAGTCTAA